One window of the Terriglobales bacterium genome contains the following:
- a CDS encoding helix-turn-helix domain-containing protein, with protein sequence MNIRQASQYLGVSPDTLYKYVYEEKIPAFKLGNRWKFKKTILDQWMERKSTLGEGRGKKKPRAARAAAGH encoded by the coding sequence ATGAATATTCGGCAAGCTTCCCAGTACCTGGGCGTCAGCCCGGACACGCTCTACAAGTACGTTTACGAGGAGAAGATCCCCGCGTTCAAACTCGGGAACCGCTGGAAGTTCAAGAAGACCATCCTGGACCAGTGGATGGAACGCAAAAGCACCCTCGGCGAAGGCCGGGGCAAGAAGAAACCCAGGGCCGCTCGAGCGGCCGCGGGTCACTAA
- the pilM gene encoding type IV pilus assembly protein PilM, protein MGLFGGAKSIVGLDIGSSSIKAVELRKAKGEIQVEHVGFEPLASDIVVDSMIVDSGSVSSAISKIFNENRITSKAVATSVSGHSVIVKKITMQSMSDAELAESIHTEAAQHIPFDIADVNIDYQILSEDTTGPQMDVLLVAVKKDKILNYTNVLSLAGKAPAIVDIDAFALQNCYEFNYDPAPGATVALLNIGASVMNINIVKGTTPLFTRDVSVGGNQYTDSLQKELDLSFDDAESLKLGQKVGTVSEDAKMPILQQVTEIIVLEIQKTFDFFRATASGEHIERIYLAGGSSVVPGLMEALRQEFSLPVEILNPFQKINAAGVGDIVERNAGQLAVAVGLALRSFETL, encoded by the coding sequence ATGGGTCTATTCGGTGGTGCAAAATCGATCGTGGGTCTCGACATCGGCTCCTCCAGCATCAAGGCGGTCGAGCTGAGGAAGGCCAAGGGCGAGATCCAGGTGGAGCACGTGGGCTTCGAGCCGCTGGCCAGCGACATCGTGGTTGATTCCATGATCGTCGATTCTGGCAGCGTCTCCAGCGCCATTTCCAAGATCTTCAACGAGAACCGGATCACCTCCAAGGCTGTGGCCACCTCGGTCAGCGGCCATTCCGTGATCGTCAAGAAGATCACCATGCAATCGATGTCGGACGCGGAGCTGGCCGAGAGCATCCATACCGAGGCGGCCCAGCACATCCCCTTCGACATCGCCGACGTCAACATCGACTACCAGATCCTCAGCGAGGACACCACCGGCCCCCAGATGGACGTGCTGCTGGTGGCGGTGAAGAAGGACAAGATCCTGAACTACACCAACGTGCTCTCGCTGGCGGGCAAGGCCCCGGCCATTGTCGACATCGACGCCTTCGCCCTGCAGAACTGCTACGAATTCAATTACGACCCCGCCCCCGGCGCCACCGTCGCCCTGCTCAACATCGGCGCCAGCGTGATGAACATCAACATCGTCAAGGGCACGACCCCGCTGTTCACCCGCGACGTCTCCGTGGGCGGCAACCAGTACACCGACTCGCTGCAGAAGGAACTCGACCTCAGCTTCGACGACGCCGAGAGCCTCAAGCTCGGCCAGAAGGTGGGCACGGTCTCGGAAGACGCCAAAATGCCCATCCTGCAGCAGGTCACCGAGATCATCGTGCTGGAGATCCAGAAGACTTTCGATTTCTTCCGCGCGACGGCCAGCGGCGAGCACATCGAGCGCATTTACCTGGCGGGCGGGTCCTCCGTGGTCCCGGGGCTGATGGAAGCCCTGCGCCAGGAGTTCTCCCTCCCGGTCGAGATCCTCAATCCGTTCCAGAAGATCAACGCGGCCGGCGTCGGCGACATTGTGGAACGCAACGCGGGACAACTCGCGGTGGCGGTGGGTTTGGCCCTCAGGAGCTTTGAAACTCTATGA